One genomic segment of Amycolatopsis sp. Hca4 includes these proteins:
- the bluB gene encoding 5,6-dimethylbenzimidazole synthase, producing MIEEFYEVLRKRRDVRGEFTGEPIPEATLTRILEAAHAAPSVGLTQPWDFVLVDDVATREKFAKHVHDEREVFAGQLAEDRASTFANIKIEGILESSLGIVVTYDPARGAPDVLGRHAIADAGLYSVCLAIQNLWLAATAEGLGVGWVSFYREPFLGELLGIPDGVRPVAWLCAGPVSKLETVPDLERHGWRSRRPLSAAIHHGRFTPRDPGAASAADV from the coding sequence ATGATCGAAGAGTTCTACGAAGTCCTGCGCAAGCGGCGGGACGTCCGCGGCGAGTTCACCGGCGAGCCGATCCCCGAAGCCACGCTGACGCGGATCCTCGAGGCCGCGCACGCCGCGCCGAGCGTCGGGCTCACCCAGCCGTGGGACTTCGTGCTGGTCGACGACGTCGCGACGCGGGAGAAGTTCGCCAAGCACGTCCACGACGAGCGCGAGGTCTTCGCCGGGCAGCTCGCCGAAGACCGGGCGAGCACCTTCGCGAACATCAAGATCGAGGGCATCCTCGAATCGAGCCTCGGCATCGTCGTCACCTACGACCCGGCGCGCGGCGCGCCCGACGTGCTCGGACGGCACGCCATCGCCGACGCCGGGCTCTACTCGGTGTGCCTGGCGATCCAGAACCTCTGGCTGGCCGCGACCGCGGAAGGCCTTGGCGTCGGCTGGGTCAGCTTCTACCGCGAGCCGTTCCTCGGCGAGCTGCTCGGCATCCCGGACGGCGTCCGCCCGGTCGCGTGGCTCTGCGCCGGGCCGGTGAGCAAGCTGGAGACCGTGCCCGACCTGGAGCGCCACGGTTGGCGGAGCCGCCGTCCCCTGTCCGCGGCGATACACCACGGGCGGTTCACCCCGCGTGACCCGGGGGCTGCGTCAGCCGCCGACGTCTGA
- a CDS encoding cobalt-precorrin-6A reductase — MILILGGTGEARQLAEALTTREVRVVSSLAGRVARPKLPVGEVRVGGFGGPEGLAAYLRENRIDAVVDATHPFAERIGANAAKAAELTKTPLLRLARPGWQPGPQDVWHWADDLADAARQLPRLGNRVFLTSGRQGLPAFAHLDDLWFLIRCVDPPEPPLPRHHELILARGPYEVAAERELLGRVDVLVTKDSGGAQTSAKLTAARELGKPVLVVRRPPRPRTETAETVPAAVEWVLHR, encoded by the coding sequence GTGATCCTCATCCTCGGCGGGACCGGCGAAGCCCGGCAGCTCGCCGAAGCGCTCACCACGCGCGAAGTGCGCGTTGTGTCTTCGCTGGCGGGGCGTGTCGCGCGGCCGAAGCTGCCCGTCGGCGAAGTGCGTGTCGGCGGCTTCGGCGGCCCGGAAGGTCTCGCCGCGTACCTGCGCGAGAACCGGATCGACGCCGTCGTGGACGCGACCCACCCCTTCGCCGAGCGCATCGGCGCGAACGCGGCGAAAGCGGCCGAGCTGACGAAGACGCCGCTGCTCCGGCTCGCGCGGCCGGGCTGGCAACCGGGTCCGCAGGACGTCTGGCACTGGGCCGACGACCTCGCCGACGCCGCCCGTCAGCTCCCCCGCCTGGGCAACCGCGTGTTCCTGACCAGCGGCCGCCAGGGTCTGCCCGCCTTCGCGCACCTCGACGACCTGTGGTTCCTGATCCGCTGCGTCGACCCGCCCGAGCCGCCGCTACCGCGGCACCACGAGCTGATCCTCGCCCGCGGACCGTACGAGGTGGCCGCCGAGCGGGAGCTGCTCGGCCGGGTCGACGTCCTGGTCACCAAGGACTCCGGCGGCGCGCAGACCAGCGCGAAACTGACCGCCGCCCGCGAACTCGGGAAGCCCGTCCTGGTGGTCCGGCGGCCGCCGCGGCCGCGGACGGAGACCGCCGAAACCGTCCCCGCCGCCGTCGAATGGGTCCTGCACCGATGA